GGGTCAAGTGAATTCCGCTGTCAAACAGGTGTTGGAAGCGTTCGGACGAATCGATATCCTGGTGAACAATGCCGGCATCACTCGGGATAACTTGATGCTCCGCATGAAGGAGACGGATTGGGATCAGGTGGTGGACACCAACTTAAAAGGGGTCTTCCTCTGTACCAAAGCGGTGACCCGGCCCATGATGAAACAGAGGTCCGGCCGCATCATAAACATTAGTTCTGTGGTCGGTCTGATCGGCAATCCCGGGCAAGCCAACTATGTGGCGGCCAAAGCGGGTGTACTTGGCCTCACCAAAACGACTGCCAAGGAGTTGGCCAGCCGTGGAATCACGGTGAACGCCATTGCACCGGGCTTTATCGAGACGGATATGACCGCCCAACTGGGTGAG
This portion of the Desmospora profundinema genome encodes:
- the fabG gene encoding 3-oxoacyl-[acyl-carrier-protein] reductase, giving the protein MLSGKTAMVTGGSRGIGRAIAVALAEAGADVAVLFAGNREAAEQTASRIREAGRQAEMIQCDVSDAGQVNSAVKQVLEAFGRIDILVNNAGITRDNLMLRMKETDWDQVVDTNLKGVFLCTKAVTRPMMKQRSGRIINISSVVGLIGNPGQANYVAAKAGVLGLTKTTAKELASRGITVNAIAPGFIETDMTAQLGEEVQKELLDQIPLSRLGKPEDIAHAVTFLASDQASYITGQTLSVDGGMVTS